In the Victivallis sp. Marseille-Q1083 genome, one interval contains:
- a CDS encoding alpha-N-acetylglucosaminidase — translation MKNYILAGFFLALGLFFGNRAVADNAARLLQSLAPQYVGKLELELVESPEEYFEISGRRISGSTPVALAAGLNHYFKYACQAHLSWCGDQWALPPEPPAMADYKQVFPLPLRPYLNFCTFGYSMPWWDWPRWKREVDFMALNGINMPLAVTGIEKVWFNTFVRLGVPEEEMLKFLSGPAFLPWQWMINLDSHAGPMPRHWLETHAELGKQIVEYQLSWGMQPILPAFNGQVPAYWARQHPEAAVRSSMTWCNFPALQLLDPTDPQFAEITAIFLEELHKLYGDSIHHYALDLFHEQAAPDESPEYLANCGRLTFESLRRADPEAVWVMQAWTERRPIIEAIPKEGLLLLDIGKERLKTTGGLYGYPTVWGTINSFGGHTFVGGDLGAIVAGINEQRRTFPNLVGAGAFPESIFNNPVLFELVFETALRSEPFEVADWVADYQARRYGRDTPEGRAAWQLLLRDVYSSWRGDTIFGARPWTHIDRANAWSELAPGDTPERFFPAWGQLLAAGDRLADRDGYQFDVIDLGQQALAALAVPVYRAAMEAFRRGDAVQFRLHRDRFLQLLKDTDQLTGTRPEFRLDCWVGDARRWGIDEKERDFYEYNAKLQLTHWGPIPGPQPLFDYCARNWNGLLREYYLPRWEMFFQLLDDKLAAGESYDDSRLPLSGNRPALEADDFYRRMYRMECDWLRQKTAPTPEVLEPGVPLAARLYEHYDRLRREYRSESASPTPSQRGLLGGGATEDIGDFFHE, via the coding sequence ATGAAAAATTATATTCTGGCCGGATTTTTTCTGGCGCTCGGCCTGTTCTTCGGCAACCGGGCCGTGGCGGACAACGCCGCCCGGCTGCTGCAATCGCTGGCGCCGCAATACGTCGGCAAACTTGAACTCGAACTGGTGGAAAGCCCGGAAGAATATTTCGAAATTTCCGGCCGCAGAATTTCCGGCAGTACGCCGGTTGCGCTGGCGGCCGGTTTGAATCACTACTTCAAATACGCCTGCCAGGCGCATCTTTCCTGGTGCGGCGACCAGTGGGCGCTGCCGCCGGAACCGCCGGCGATGGCGGATTACAAACAAGTTTTTCCGTTGCCGCTGCGGCCATACCTGAACTTCTGCACCTTCGGCTATTCGATGCCGTGGTGGGACTGGCCGCGCTGGAAGCGGGAAGTCGATTTCATGGCCTTGAACGGCATCAACATGCCGCTGGCGGTCACCGGCATTGAAAAAGTCTGGTTCAATACCTTCGTCCGCCTGGGCGTCCCGGAGGAGGAGATGCTGAAGTTTCTCTCCGGCCCGGCTTTCCTGCCGTGGCAATGGATGATCAATCTGGACAGCCATGCCGGACCGATGCCGCGTCACTGGCTGGAAACCCACGCCGAGTTGGGCAAACAAATTGTCGAATACCAATTGAGCTGGGGCATGCAGCCGATCCTGCCGGCGTTCAACGGGCAGGTGCCGGCCTACTGGGCCAGGCAGCATCCGGAAGCGGCGGTGCGTTCCAGCATGACCTGGTGTAATTTTCCCGCCTTGCAACTGCTCGATCCGACCGATCCGCAGTTCGCCGAAATCACCGCAATCTTTCTCGAAGAACTGCATAAGCTCTACGGCGATTCGATCCACCATTACGCGCTCGACCTCTTTCACGAACAGGCGGCGCCGGACGAATCGCCGGAATATCTCGCCAACTGCGGGCGCCTGACCTTCGAGAGTCTGCGGCGGGCCGATCCCGAAGCGGTCTGGGTCATGCAGGCCTGGACGGAACGGCGCCCGATCATTGAAGCGATCCCGAAGGAGGGTTTGCTGCTGCTGGATATCGGCAAAGAGCGGCTGAAAACGACCGGCGGCCTCTACGGTTATCCGACCGTCTGGGGAACGATCAACAGCTTCGGCGGCCATACCTTCGTCGGCGGTGATCTCGGCGCCATCGTTGCCGGCATCAACGAGCAGCGCCGGACTTTTCCGAACCTGGTCGGCGCCGGTGCCTTTCCGGAAAGCATTTTCAACAATCCGGTGCTGTTCGAACTGGTGTTCGAAACGGCGCTGCGCAGCGAACCGTTCGAGGTCGCCGACTGGGTCGCCGACTATCAGGCGCGCCGCTATGGCCGGGATACGCCGGAGGGACGCGCCGCCTGGCAATTGCTGTTGCGTGATGTCTACTCCAGTTGGCGCGGCGACACCATCTTCGGCGCCCGCCCCTGGACGCACATCGACCGGGCCAACGCCTGGTCGGAACTGGCGCCGGGCGACACGCCGGAACGCTTCTTTCCGGCCTGGGGCCAGTTGCTTGCCGCCGGGGACCGGCTGGCCGACCGCGACGGTTATCAGTTCGATGTCATCGACCTCGGCCAGCAGGCTCTCGCCGCCCTGGCGGTCCCGGTCTACCGCGCCGCGATGGAGGCATTCCGGCGCGGCGATGCCGTACAATTCCGTCTGCACCGTGACCGTTTCCTGCAGCTTTTGAAGGATACCGACCAATTGACCGGCACCCGGCCGGAATTCCGGCTCGACTGCTGGGTCGGCGACGCCCGCCGCTGGGGCATCGACGAGAAAGAACGCGACTTTTACGAATACAATGCCAAATTGCAGTTGACGCACTGGGGGCCGATTCCCGGACCGCAGCCGCTGTTCGACTACTGCGCCCGCAATTGGAACGGGTTGTTGCGGGAATATTACCTGCCGCGCTGGGAGATGTTCTTTCAATTGCTGGACGACAAACTGGCGGCCGGCGAATCCTATGACGACAGCCGTCTGCCGCTGTCCGGCAACCGGCCGGCTTTGGAAGCCGACGACTTCTACCGGCGGATGTACCGGATGGAGTGCGACTGGCTCCGCCAAAAGACCGCTCCGACACCGGAAGTTTTAGAGCCGGGCGTCCCGCTGGCCGCCCGGCTGTATGAACACTACGACCGTTTGCGCCGCGAATACCGAAGCGAAAGCGCTTCGCCGACGCCGTCGCAGCGGGGCCTGCTCGGCGGCGGGGCGACCGAGGACATCGGCGACTTTTTCCATGAATGA
- a CDS encoding prepilin-type N-terminal cleavage/methylation domain-containing protein, whose translation MKKFTLIELLVVIAIIAILASMLLPALAKAKAKAVEIKCVGNLKQIGLAAFLYSDDSDDWCVAAHERADGMSPWPVTLLDNQYLAPLEVMQCPSSETTVSGKDDSNWGDFLWGLKTSYGLNWRSFGYNHGYPEKLQWQGCKRSQIGSFGSESNLIMFGDATNVSIPPGKNDNGHVIAWGGVYPYEDNGQWYMPYTRHGRRANFAFADGHVSALYTDEIMQAADHWNPCRNNEGVFCNFY comes from the coding sequence TTGAAAAAATTCACTCTTATCGAACTGTTGGTCGTGATTGCGATCATCGCCATTCTGGCCAGTATGCTGCTGCCGGCGCTCGCCAAGGCGAAGGCGAAAGCGGTTGAAATCAAATGCGTCGGCAACCTCAAGCAGATCGGCCTGGCGGCATTTCTGTATTCCGACGATTCCGATGACTGGTGCGTCGCCGCCCATGAACGGGCCGACGGGATGTCGCCCTGGCCGGTTACCTTGCTGGACAACCAGTATCTGGCTCCGCTCGAAGTAATGCAGTGTCCGAGCTCCGAGACGACGGTTTCGGGTAAAGATGACAGCAACTGGGGCGATTTCCTGTGGGGCTTGAAGACGAGTTACGGTTTGAACTGGCGTTCGTTCGGATACAATCATGGCTATCCGGAAAAATTGCAGTGGCAGGGATGCAAGCGCAGCCAGATCGGCAGCTTCGGCAGTGAAAGCAATCTGATCATGTTCGGCGATGCCACCAATGTTTCCATACCGCCGGGCAAAAACGACAACGGCCATGTCATCGCCTGGGGCGGCGTTTATCCTTATGAGGACAACGGCCAGTGGTACATGCCTTATACCCGCCATGGCCGCCGGGCGAATTTCGCCTTCGCCGACGGGCATGTGAGCGCATTGTATACTGACGAAATCATGCAGGCGGCGGACCACTGGAATCCCTGCCGGAACAACGAAGGGGTGTTCTGCAACTTTTATTGA